In one Niallia taxi genomic region, the following are encoded:
- a CDS encoding LCP family protein, which yields MERSEYRQTRKKKRKLRKGRVFFLFLVLLVIFAAVYIFVQYNAGKNKALENGAIEKVEYEFNGEKDQYGGTNVLLLGSDAREGDKQSRTDTIMVAQFHPEKGTYKLISLMRDMYVDIPGYGKDRINTAFTRGGPELLRQTIKENFDVDLQYYAIVNFQGFEALIDEAFPDGVEIDVEKKMSKNIGVTLEPGLQKLNGKQLLGYVRFRHDAISDFGRVQRQQKALEALASQISGVQTVAKLPKLAGVMMPYINTSMNTKDIIYVGSDLIRHKNQEVETLRIPVDGTYQDLRVNGAAVLGVDIETNRAEIQDFLSK from the coding sequence ATGGAGAGATCAGAATATAGACAAACAAGGAAGAAAAAAAGAAAGTTACGAAAAGGCCGAGTCTTTTTTTTGTTTCTTGTCTTGTTAGTAATATTTGCGGCTGTATACATATTTGTTCAGTATAACGCAGGGAAGAATAAGGCACTGGAGAATGGTGCAATCGAAAAGGTTGAATATGAGTTTAACGGGGAAAAGGATCAGTATGGCGGCACAAATGTCCTGCTCCTAGGTAGTGACGCCAGAGAAGGAGACAAGCAATCACGTACAGATACCATCATGGTAGCCCAGTTTCATCCAGAAAAAGGCACCTATAAGCTAATCTCCTTAATGAGGGATATGTATGTTGATATACCGGGATATGGAAAAGACAGAATAAACACCGCTTTTACAAGAGGTGGACCAGAGCTGTTGAGACAAACTATTAAGGAAAACTTTGATGTTGATCTCCAATACTATGCCATTGTTAATTTCCAAGGGTTTGAGGCACTTATTGATGAGGCATTTCCAGATGGTGTTGAGATAGATGTGGAGAAGAAAATGTCTAAAAACATTGGGGTTACATTGGAGCCAGGGTTGCAAAAGCTGAACGGGAAGCAGCTTCTCGGATATGTGCGTTTTAGACATGACGCTATCTCTGACTTTGGAAGAGTCCAAAGACAGCAAAAGGCACTCGAGGCACTCGCCTCTCAAATTTCGGGTGTACAGACTGTCGCAAAACTGCCTAAATTGGCGGGCGTCATGATGCCTTATATCAATACGAGTATGAATACAAAGGATATAATTTATGTAGGATCTGATTTAATTCGCCATAAAAACCAAGAGGTAGAAACATTGAGAATACCGGTAGACGGTACATATCAGGATCTGAGGGTCAATGGGGCTGCCGTTCTCGGTGTAGATATAGAAACAAATAGGGCTGAAATCCAGGATTTTTTATCAAAATAA
- the lepB gene encoding signal peptidase I, producing the protein MKEAIKREGIEWLKAFAIGIVIFVIIRAFFFSNYVVEGESMMPTLQDGDKLVVNKIGYKVSDFHHFDVIVFHANDKEDYVKRVIGIPGDKVEYKDDHLYINGEKYEENFLDAYRSQVSAGKLTGDFTLEEITGEETVPQGKLFVLGDNRLGSWDSRHFGFINIDQVVGKVSLRYWPLRDIQFNF; encoded by the coding sequence TTGAAAGAAGCAATAAAAAGAGAGGGCATAGAGTGGTTGAAAGCATTTGCTATCGGAATTGTCATCTTTGTCATTATTCGAGCATTCTTCTTCTCTAATTACGTGGTGGAAGGCGAATCGATGATGCCTACCTTGCAGGATGGGGATAAACTAGTTGTCAATAAAATCGGTTATAAAGTCAGTGATTTCCATCATTTTGATGTGATCGTTTTCCATGCGAATGATAAAGAGGACTATGTTAAAAGGGTGATAGGTATTCCAGGGGATAAGGTGGAATATAAGGATGATCATCTTTATATTAATGGGGAAAAATATGAAGAGAATTTTTTGGATGCTTACCGAAGTCAAGTGAGTGCTGGAAAGCTGACAGGCGACTTTACTCTTGAAGAAATCACAGGAGAAGAAACAGTGCCACAAGGAAAGCTGTTTGTTCTTGGAGATAATCGTTTAGGCAGCTGGGACAGCAGACATTTTGGATTTATTAACATTGATCAGGTAGTCGGAAAAGTCAGCTTACGGTACTGGCCGCTCCGTGATATTCAGTTTAATTTTTAA
- a CDS encoding TVP38/TMEM64 family protein, translating into MDIATLKEWFTLENIMQLLESYRAFGPLPGILLPLLESFVPFLPLFLFILANVNAFGFWLGFLFSWIGTCGGALLVFLLVRKYGQKRLLSFIRNHKKVQKLMIWIERHGFGPLFILLCFPFTPSALVNIVAGLSRIKVKQYFLAIVAGKLVMIITISFIGYDLQAMITQPIRTIPVAIAIFVLWFVGKRVEARMNVTAEKEREQGN; encoded by the coding sequence ATGGATATAGCTACATTAAAAGAATGGTTTACACTAGAAAATATTATGCAATTATTAGAAAGCTATCGGGCATTTGGTCCATTGCCAGGCATTTTACTGCCATTGCTGGAATCTTTTGTTCCCTTCTTGCCACTTTTTCTGTTCATTTTGGCAAATGTGAATGCCTTTGGTTTCTGGCTTGGCTTTCTGTTTTCCTGGATAGGCACTTGCGGAGGGGCACTGCTTGTCTTCTTGCTTGTCAGAAAGTATGGCCAAAAGAGGCTTTTAAGCTTTATTCGCAATCATAAGAAAGTGCAAAAGCTAATGATATGGATAGAGAGGCATGGATTTGGACCTTTATTTATCCTGCTGTGCTTTCCATTCACCCCTTCAGCATTAGTGAATATTGTAGCAGGACTTTCGCGGATAAAGGTGAAGCAGTACTTTCTCGCCATTGTTGCCGGTAAACTTGTGATGATCATTACTATCAGCTTTATTGGTTATGATCTACAGGCAATGATTACACAGCCGATTCGTACAATTCCTGTTGCCATTGCGATTTTTGTGTTATGGTTTGTAGGAAAAAGGGTCGAGGCCAGAATGAATGTTACTGCAGAAAAAGAAAGAGAACAAGGGAATTAA